GTGGACCGGCTCCGGGCGATCCTGGACCGGAACCTGAAGCGGCTCTAGGGCCGTGACGGGCTTGGATGTCCAAGCCCGTCCGGCAGTTGAGAACCGTCAGTCGCTCTTGAGGCCGCTCACGAACGTCGTCCATGCCGCAGTCCGGAACACGAGCGCCGGGCCGTCGGTCATCTTGGAGTCCCGGACGGGGACGGCGTCGGGGACGTTGTCGAGGACTTCGAGGCAGTCGCCGCCGCTGCCGCCGCTGTACGTGGACTTCCGCCAGGTGGCGACTTCGAGGCAGTCGCCACCGTCGCCGCCGCTGTACGAGGACTTGTGCCAAGTCGCCGTCGACAGGTCGTAGTCAGAGCTGCTGAGCTTCATGGTCGTAATCCTCCGCCACCGATTCGATCAAGGCCAGAGACGCTGCCGGTGAGGATGCGCTGGCCACCACCAGATCGTAGGTGAGTTCGTACCGGCGGACCGAGGCCGGATCGTCCTGCAACTGGCCTGTGCCCAGGCCCTGGAGGTACGCGAGCGGCGGAGCGTCAGGGAAGGCCATGAGCTTGAGGGAGCCTTCGAGCGCCATGTGGGCCCCCTCGCTGAACGGCAGCACCTGCGCGATGAGCCGATGCTGCCTGACGAGCGCAGCAATGTGACGCAGAACCCCGGCCATTCCCGCAGGTCCGCCCACCCTTCGTCGTAACACCGCTTCGTCCAGCACCACCCACAACACGGGCTTGGTTGGATCGGCGAGGAGTTGCGCACGTTCGAGCCTTGCTGCCACCAGCTCGTCGATCGTGCTTTCCGCGGCGGTCGGCTGGTACTCCCGGAAGACCGCTCGTGCGTACGTCTCCGTCTGCAAGAGGCCGGGGACGAGCTGGGGCGCGTACTCCTTGATGGACTCCGCGCGCGCCTCCGCCTCCGCCGCTTCCGCGAAGTGCTCCGGGTACCTGGACTTCTTCAGCGCCGCACAGTTCCGCACGAAGAAGCCGTCCGAGCCCAGGAGTTCGTCGAACTTCTCCGCCTGATCCAGCTGCATCCGCCGTACCCCTATCTCCAGCTGCCCGATGAACGAGCCGCTGACGAAGAGCGGGGCTCCGAGGTCGTCCTGCGAGAGGCCCGCTCGCTCCCTTCGGTGACGGAGCTCCGCGCCGAGGAGGGCGCGGGGTGAGGAGGAGGGGTCGAGCTTCCGGGGACCGGGCATGGCAACTCCCTGTGACACACGTGCGGTTGTTGGAACTGCGCCTCTTCCAGGCTAGCCACGCGTTGGACACTCTGGGTAGGCATTCCCATTACTCAGAGTGGAAGGTGGAACGGCATGACAGGGACGGAGCGGCGCCGGGCGGCGGCAGTCAGGGTGCGGAGGGCGGAAGACGCCGTGGCGCGGCTGCGGGACGGGCTCGCGGAGGTCGGGGTGAAGCTGCCGTCGCTGCGGATCGACCCGGTGTCGTGCGCGGGGAACGAGCCGTCGCCGCTGGTCGACCTCGGTTGCTGCAACCTCGATACGGCACAGCGGCTGAGCGAGGTACTGGAGGAGAAGGCGGACGGCCATGACGGGTGAGGAGGCGCTTGAGCCGTGTACGCCGGAGCCGGGGTCGTTCGCGGTGGACTCCCGGGACGGACGGGTGGGACGGGTGATGGGGCGCGTCGGACCGTACGTACAACTACGGCCCCCGGGCGGTGGCGCGGAGTGGGACTGTCCGCCCGCCGTCGTACGGCCGGCGCCGCCGGGGGTGGTGCTGCGGGCACGGGTGACGGAGATCAACCGGGAGGGTCAGCTGCCGCGGTGACGGGGTGGTCGGTGCCGTAAAGGTGTCGACGGGGCGCCGGTCGCGCTGGCAGGCTGCGGGCATGACCTATGGAATCGAGACCCACCCCGCCCTGTGAGCCCCCAGGAAGAGCGCGACGCGCTCGTTCCCCCGCTCGCTCTCCATGACCGCGCCCTGCGGCTGTTGCGTGAGGACCCCGACGGGGCTCCGGCACGGCGCGGTTTCACCCTCTCCGAGAAGTCGTCCGGGACATCCCGGACGGACGAGACCCGGCTGCAGCGAAAAGAGCTGGCCGCTGCCGTCCGGGATGCGCTGAACCCCCTGCCCGGCGACTCCGCCGCCGTGCACCGCCGCCTGGACCGGCTCGGTGTGCGGAAGAGGGGTGTGTACATGATCCAGTCCGCTGTCACCGCACTGCCGCTGCCGGAGGAGCAGCGGGAGGCGGCCCGTGCGCTGGCCAGGGAACTGATCCGGACCGGAACGACCGTCCCCGCCGTCACTGTCGGCCTCTATCTGCTCATCCGCCTCGGTGAACCCGAGGACATCGCCCCTGTCTCCGCCCTTGCGCTGTTCCGGGAGCTGGCGGGCCCGGCCGTTCAGACGCTGGAGCGGCTCGATCGCCCGCGCGCGGCCGTGCTGTGGCTCGTCCACCGTGCCCGGTACGAGGAACTGGGCCCGCTCGTCGCCGCGTTGTGGTCCGGGGACCAGGAGACCGTGCGGAGGGAGCTGGTCGCTTTCCCCGCCGTCTACCGGTTCCTCGACACCCGCCTGACCCGCCGGATCGCGGAGGCCGCTCACCTGGCCGAACTGCTCGCCCGGTACCCGGCCGACTCCGCCCTGTCGGCGCGCGCGGCGAGACTGCTCGTCCGGATGGGGTGCTCGAACGACGACCCGACCCAACTCCTCTTCTACCGCGACGCGATCACCGTCTACGAGAGCGTCGTGGAACGTGCCGGTGCGCTGCCGCCGACGCTCGCCCACCACGCCACCCTGCTCTCGCTGGCCTTCGATCTGAGCAGCGGCGTCGGTGTGCTGCTGGACTGGGCTCCGGGGCGGAGGGAGGCGCTGTTGGCCTCGCTGGGCCGGCTGCTGGCCGAGCCCCGCTGGGTCGCGGTGGTGGATGCCGCCGGGAGCGAGGCGGACCGGCGGCTGCGGGCCGGATGGATCCGGCGCACGGGGCGGCAGCCCTTCGAGCGCCCGGAGGTGCCTGCCCGACTGCGTATCGAGGTGGTGGCGGGCGATCCGGTGGACCGGGAACCCGTCGAGACCCGCGTGCTGGTCGACGGGCGGCCGTTGGTCCCGGCGCTCTTCTCCCGGGGGCCTGCCCGCATTCCCGATGTCCTGCTGGACGAGGGGGAGTTGAGGGCCGGTCCCGAGCCCCGCGAGGTCATGCTCGCGGAGGCGGACTGCACCGAGGGGTGCTGTGGCGCGCTCCATGTCACCATCCGTCGCGACGGCGACGAGGTGGTGTGGGAGGGCTGGCGCAGGCCCCCGTACGCGTCGGTTACGCGGGACGCGCCCGCGCCGCCCGCGTACCGTTTCGACGCCGCCGCCTACGACGCCGAGCTGGCGCGCGCGGAGGCGGACGGGTCGTGGTCCTGGCCGGCCCGCACCGTCGCGCGGCTGATCAAGGCGGGGCTGAGGGAGCGGCCGGAGATCCTGGGTCGGTGGGACGCCCGCCGGGGCTGGATCGGCGGCGATGTCGAGGAGCCGGACACCACCGTGGTGACCTTCTGGTACGCGCCGGGGCTCGCCACCGCGGACTCGCTCCGGGACGCCTTCCAGTTCCGCTGGGTCCTGCCGGACGACGGCCGCCCGCCCGAGGCGCAGGCCGCCGCAGCACTGCGACGGCTGGCGGAGGAGGACCCCAAGACATACGCGAAGGTGTCCTGCGGCAGCCCCGAGCGGGCGAAGGAGCTCGGTTTCCCCTGGCCCGGGAGCGACTGAGGTCGGGGGTTCAGACCGGAGGAGCGGCTGCCGCGACGGCGGGGGCCGCTCCTCGGCGGTTCCTGAGACGGCGCGTCAGGACGACGACGGTGGTGACCAGGACGGCGGCCAGGGGCGCGCCGAGCAGGGTGTGGTGCAGACCCACCGGGTGGAGGAGGAGCGGGAGAGCCGCGCCCGCACGTGTCCGTAGATCGCCTCCGCTCTGCCCGACGTCCAGGACTCCGTCCGTCAGGACCGCTCCGTAGATCACCGTTCCGGCGGTGTAGCAGGCCGCCGTACGGATCAGGAGGGCGACGGGTGTTGCCGTCCGCGTGCGAAGGCCGCGCCTGGTCAGCAGGGCGTAACAGGCGACCGCCGACAGGACGAAGCAGGTCTGGTAGGCGTAGAGGCGCGCGTAGGGGAAGACGACGCGGGCCGCGGGTCTCCATGCCGTGTCGGCGTACTGCGGCAGGGAGTGCTGTGCGCCCTGGCCGAGGAAGTAGGTGCAGCTCGCGGTGTCGGGTGAGTCCGTGCACCAGAGCCCGGCCACGCTCCGCGCGGCGTCGGCGGCCGTCTGCGAGTCGAGGAGGGTGAGCACCACGCAGCAGGTCAGGCCCGTGGCGACGGAGACGCCGATACGGCGGTGGAGCGAGCCCGCGGTGCCCCGCCAGGACGCCAGGTGGAAGAGGGCGATGCGGCGCAGATCAGGGGAGTTGGGGCCGTTGGCCGTGGCGACGCGGTGCACGGCGGCTGTGCCCGCGGCTACCAGGGCGAGGAGGAGGGTGTGCGGGGCGGCGACGCGCGCGTCCTGGAGCGTCTGGGCCAGCTGATCGCCGCTGCCGGACCCGGTCAGCTTCGGCAGCCGGAGGATCAGGAGTGCGGCGAGCGAGGCCAGGGGTGCGACGACGACGAGGGCCACCGGCAGGTGCAGGGGGACGCGCGGCACGGTGCTCATGCGCCGGGCGGCGGCGGAGGACGCCAGGCACAGGACGAGGAGGAAGAGCGCCAGCCAGCCCGCCTCGTACAACACGCCCTGTGTTGCCGTGTACTCCCCGTACATCCAGGTGGGGGAGACGGTCAGCAGCCGCAGGGCGTCGAGGGGGCCGAGTTCGGCGCCCGGTGGTGGATGGCCCGGGTAGACGGGCGGCAGGAGCAGGTTGTCGGCCCAGTCGATCTGGGCGGGCAGGATGCCGCCCACCTGTACGAGCGTGACGGCGAGGCAGACGAGGGCGAGCGGGGACCGGCGCAGTGTCATGCGGGGCCCGACGAGACGCGGAACGGGACGCCGTCGTTGTCGATCGAGGCCGTCCGGGTTTCCTTGCCGTCCCACCAGGTGACTTCGGCCTTCCAGGAGCAGTGCGCGCGCTCGGTCATGCCGATGAGGAAGAAGGAGTAGAAGTCGTCCTCGGTGATGGTCTTGGGGAGCTGAATCGGCTCTCCGTACGGCAGCGCCGCCTTGGCGGTTCCCTTCTGGCGGGGGCTGTCCTGGAGGCGGAGTACGGAGACCGAGCGACCCACGGCGATGGCGTCGAGGTTGACGGCGATGGCTTCGGGGACGTTGAAATCGCCTCCTCCGCAGCCGTGCTGGCGTACCGCCTTCTTCCCGGTGGCCGGGTCCGTGCGGTCGGTCACGGTGACGGTCACGTCGCGGATCTGCACGGCCTTGTCCGTGTTGCCGTGGACGGTGATCTGGGCGGCGACCGTCTTCATGTGCACGATGCGGCCCTCGCGCTCCCAGCGGGTGAACTGCCGCTCGTCGCCGTCTTTCAGCTTGCTCTCCAGCGCGGCGTTTCCCTTGCGCAGGATCCAGTCGCTGAAGCAGGGGTCGTTCTCCTGGGCCGCGTCCATGACGACCGCGTCCTCCGGGAAGGCCGCCTTCCAGGCGGCGGACACGGGCCCGGCGAGGACGGGAGCGATGCCGACGGCGGCGATGGCGAGCCCGATGAGGGTCAGCTTCCGCTCGACCCCGAGTGCGGCCACGCGGCGAAGGGTGCGCCGGACGCGGTTGGGGGGTGTGGGTGCGGGGGCCGGCGGGGGTGGGGGTGCGGGTGCCGGGGGCGGCTCGGGTGCCGGGGCCGGGGCCGGGGTCGGCTCGGGTGTCGGTGTGGGGTCCGGGGCGGGTGCCGTGTCAGGCGTCTGCCTCGTGTCTCCGGCCATGCGCGTTCCCCCCGGCGTGTGCGCGCGTCGGGAAGGAGCGCAGGTGGGCGCGACGATGCGCCGGCTGCCCCGACGATCATCATTTTATGCCCTCAACTCCATGGTGATCCCATCGAGTTACCACCCTCGGACATGCCTGTTGCGGAGCCCTTGGCGCGTACGACGCGCCGCGGACTCCGCAACAGAGGGGAAAGCGGGTCAGACCGCTGCCGGTTCCTTGGAGGGGGTGCCGGTGGTGGGGTCCGTCGGGCCGGAGGCGGCGATCTTCGACGCGGCCGGTTCCTGGGAGACGTTGAACTCCGTCAGGAGGTCCTTGCTGAAGCCGAAGAAGTACGTCGCGACGAACCCTGCGACGTAACCGACCAGCAGGCCGCCCGCGTAGATCGCGATCGTCGAGCCCAGGCCGTGGTTGCCGTCCAGGAGCGGGAACAGGGCCCAGCCGGACGGGCCGATGGCCGTGGAGCCGACCGTGTCGCCGAGCTGGTTGAACAGTCCGACGAAGCCGCCGCCGAACGCGCCGCCGATGCACGCCGTGATGAACGGGCGGCCGAGGGGGAGCGAGACGCCGTAGATCAGGGGCTCACCGACACCCAGCAGGCCCGCGGGGAGGGCCGACTTGATGGTGCGGCGGATCGACTCGTTGCGGGGGAGGCGGAGGTAGACCGCCATGGCCGCGCCTACCTGGCCCGCTCCGGCCATCGCGAGGATCGGGAGCAGGACGGTGTAACCCTGCTGCTCGATGAGCGTGGTGTGGATGGGGATGAGGGCCTGGTGCAGGCCCAGCATGACCAGCGGGAGGAAGAAGCCGCCGAGGAGGAAGCCCGCGCCGGCGCCGCCGTTGGAGAGCAGCCAGTCGGCGAACGTACCGATCGCGGTGGAGATCTCCCCTGCCACGTACATCAGGCCGAAGATCGTCACCAGGCCGGAGATCAGGACCGTGAGCGTCGGGGTGACCAGGACGTCCAGGGCCTCGGGGACCCAGCGGCGGCACCACTTCTCCACGTACACCGCGAGCACCGCGGCGCCGAGCGCGCCGAGCACACCGCCCTGGCCGGGCGAGAGCTGCTGGCCGAACGCCTCGATGTTGGCGACGCCGGGGAAGACGATGATCGCCGCGACGGCACCGCCCAGGATCGGCGTACCGCCGAACTCCTTCGCGGTGTTGTAGCCGACGAAGACCGCGATCAGCGCCATGAACCCGGAGGTCATCGCGGCGAGGGCGGGGGTGACCGCGGGCAGCCACTCCAGGTTGACCAGCAGGCCGTTGAGACCGGCGATGATGCCGCAGCCGATGAGGGCCGGGATCAGCGGAACGAAGATGTTCGCGATCTTGCGCAGGAACAGCTTGAAGGGGGTGGCGTTCTTCGCCTTCTGCTGGGCCTTGATCGCCGCGCCCTGCGCGGCCAGCTCCTCGGAGGTGTGGACGGCGGGAGCGGATTCCCGCCCCTCCTCGACCAGCTGCTCGAACTCCGGGGTGACCCGGGCGACCGTACCGGGGCCGAGGACGATCTGGTACGTGTCGTCCTCGACCACGCCCATGACGGCGGGGATCGCCTTGAGCGCTTCGTCGTCGACCAGCGAACGGTCGTGCAGGCCGAGGCGGAGCCGGGTCATGCAGTGGGCGATGGAGCTGACGTTCGCTGCGCCACCGACGAGCGGAAGGATCGCGGCGGCGGTGGCGCGGTTCTTGTCTTCAGTAGCCATGGGGCGTGGTGCCTTGCTGTGCGGGGGGTGCGGGCGTGGTGCGGTGGGTCAGGTGGTGCGTACGGCGGCGAGGGCGGCGCGGAGGTGGCCGTCCGACTCGCTGAGGAGGGTGGCGGCGGTGGGGCCGTCGACCTGGCCGAGGATGGTCAGGATCGCGTCCTTCACCTCGCCGTCGGTGGCGGCGAGCGCCGCCTCGATCTCCTGGTCGGAGGCGCCGGTGGCCAGCGAGACGATGCGGCGCGAGCGGGCCCGCAGCTTCTCGTTGGAGGCGCGGACGTCGACCATCAGATTCCCGTACGTCTTGCCGAGCCGGATCATCGTGATCGTCGAGATCATGTTGAGGACGAGCTTCTGCGCCGTACCGGCCTTGAGGCGGGTGGAGCCGGTGAGCAGCTCCGGGCCGACGACGACTTCGAGGCCGTGCTCGGCGGCTGCGGCGAGTGCCGAGTCCGCGTTGCAGGACAGGCCGATGGTCAGCGCGCCCCGGGTGCGGGCGTGCTCGACGGCACCGATCGCGTACGGCGTGCGGCCGGAGGCGGAGATGCCGACCACGGTGTCGTCCGCCGTGAGGCCGAGTGCGTCGAGGTCCTCGGCGGCCAGCTCCTTGCTGTCCTCGGCGCCCTCCACCGCCTTGACCATGGCGGTCGGACCGCCCGCGATGAGGCCGACGACCTCGGACGGGTCGGTGTTGAAGGTGGGCGGGCACTCGCTGGCGTCGAGGACGCCGAGGCGGCCCGCGGTGCCGGCGCCCGCGTAGATCAGCCGGCCGCCGCGCGCCATGCGCTCGGCGGTGGCGTCGATCGCGGCGGCGATCTGCGGCAGCTTGTCGGCGACGGCGGCGGGGACGGTGCTGTCCTCGCCGTTCATGATCCGCGCGATCTCCTCGGTGTCCAGGCGGTCGATCTCGGCGAGCTCCGGGCGGAACGCCTCGGTCGTGAGCGTGGCGAGTTCGGCGCGCAGCTCCCCGTATCCGTCGGGGGTGGTTGCTCCGGCGCCCGTGGCGGTGTCGGTGTCAGTGGATGAGGTCATGGAGAGCGGCTCTGCTTTCTCGAACTCGTGCGTTCAGCGGTTCAGCGGGTGCGTGGTCAGCGCGTGCGCGGGTTGTGGCGGTGGGCGAGCGCCTCGTACGAAGCGGCGAGGGCCGGGGCGGCCGTCTCGTACGTGCGCTGCGCGATGCCTATGAACAGGCAGTCCACGACGAGGAGCTGGCTCGTCCGGCTCGACATGGCGGCCGGACGGAGCTCGCTCTCGCGGGCCGTGGACGTGGTCAGGAGGTGGTCCGCGTACTGCGAGACCGGGCCGTCGGGG
The Streptomyces sp. NBC_00234 DNA segment above includes these coding regions:
- the murQ gene encoding N-acetylmuramic acid 6-phosphate etherase codes for the protein MTSSTDTDTATGAGATTPDGYGELRAELATLTTEAFRPELAEIDRLDTEEIARIMNGEDSTVPAAVADKLPQIAAAIDATAERMARGGRLIYAGAGTAGRLGVLDASECPPTFNTDPSEVVGLIAGGPTAMVKAVEGAEDSKELAAEDLDALGLTADDTVVGISASGRTPYAIGAVEHARTRGALTIGLSCNADSALAAAAEHGLEVVVGPELLTGSTRLKAGTAQKLVLNMISTITMIRLGKTYGNLMVDVRASNEKLRARSRRIVSLATGASDQEIEAALAATDGEVKDAILTILGQVDGPTAATLLSESDGHLRAALAAVRTT
- a CDS encoding PTS transporter subunit EIIC encodes the protein MATEDKNRATAAAILPLVGGAANVSSIAHCMTRLRLGLHDRSLVDDEALKAIPAVMGVVEDDTYQIVLGPGTVARVTPEFEQLVEEGRESAPAVHTSEELAAQGAAIKAQQKAKNATPFKLFLRKIANIFVPLIPALIGCGIIAGLNGLLVNLEWLPAVTPALAAMTSGFMALIAVFVGYNTAKEFGGTPILGGAVAAIIVFPGVANIEAFGQQLSPGQGGVLGALGAAVLAVYVEKWCRRWVPEALDVLVTPTLTVLISGLVTIFGLMYVAGEISTAIGTFADWLLSNGGAGAGFLLGGFFLPLVMLGLHQALIPIHTTLIEQQGYTVLLPILAMAGAGQVGAAMAVYLRLPRNESIRRTIKSALPAGLLGVGEPLIYGVSLPLGRPFITACIGGAFGGGFVGLFNQLGDTVGSTAIGPSGWALFPLLDGNHGLGSTIAIYAGGLLVGYVAGFVATYFFGFSKDLLTEFNVSQEPAASKIAASGPTDPTTGTPSKEPAAV
- a CDS encoding helix-turn-helix domain-containing protein, with amino-acid sequence MPGPRKLDPSSSPRALLGAELRHRRERAGLSQDDLGAPLFVSGSFIGQLEIGVRRMQLDQAEKFDELLGSDGFFVRNCAALKKSRYPEHFAEAAEAEARAESIKEYAPQLVPGLLQTETYARAVFREYQPTAAESTIDELVAARLERAQLLADPTKPVLWVVLDEAVLRRRVGGPAGMAGVLRHIAALVRQHRLIAQVLPFSEGAHMALEGSLKLMAFPDAPPLAYLQGLGTGQLQDDPASVRRYELTYDLVVASASSPAASLALIESVAEDYDHEAQQL
- a CDS encoding DUF397 domain-containing protein translates to MKLSSSDYDLSTATWHKSSYSGGDGGDCLEVATWRKSTYSGGSGGDCLEVLDNVPDAVPVRDSKMTDGPALVFRTAAWTTFVSGLKSD